A genomic window from Mustela erminea isolate mMusErm1 chromosome 16, mMusErm1.Pri, whole genome shotgun sequence includes:
- the LOC116575568 gene encoding 60S ribosomal protein L17-like: MVRYSLDPENPTKSFKSRGSNLRVHCKDTRETAQAIKGMHIRKATKYLKDVTWQKQCVPFRRYNGGVGRCAQAKRWGWTQGRWPKKSTEFLLHMLKNAESNAELKGLDVHSLVIEHIQVNKAPKMRCRTYRAHGRINPYMSSPCHIEMILTGKEQIVPKPEEEAAQKKKISQKKLKKQKLMAWE, from the coding sequence ATGGTTCGCTATTCGCTTGACCCGGAAAACCCTACGAAATCATTCAAGTCAAGAGGTTCAAATCTCCGTGTTCACTGTAAGGACACACGTGAAACTGCCCAGGCCATCAAGGGTATGCATATCCGAAAAGCCACCAAGTATCTGAAAGACGTCACTTGGCAGAAGCAGTGTGTGCCATTCCGTCGCTACAATGGTGGAGTTGGTAGGTGTGCCCAGGCCAAACGATGGGGCTGGACACAAGGTCGGTGGCCCAAGAAGAGTACTGAATTTTTACTGCACATGCTTAAAAACGCAGAGAGTAATGCTGAACTTAAGGGTTTAGATGTCCATTCTCTGGTCATTGAGCACATTCAGGTGAACAAAGCCCCCAAGATGCGGTGCAGGACTTACAGGGCTCATGGTCGCATTAACCCATACATGAGCTCTCCCTGCCACATTGAGATGATCCTTACTGGAAAAGAGCAGATTGTTCCTAAACCAGAAGAGGAGGctgcacagaagaaaaagatatcccagaagaaactaaagaaacaaaaacttatggCCTGGGAGTAA